The following proteins come from a genomic window of Candidatus Bathyarchaeia archaeon:
- a CDS encoding CDP-alcohol phosphatidyltransferase family protein — translation MLTKLKHKIQKIVSAEARLMHSAGLKPNVVSAMGVVFGLLSGLAYWAAGVSLADLNAYRIYLSTATVLLMLSGFCDALDGALARLYGEVTALGGFLDSLLDRYVDSAVLCGLILSGLCDLFWGFLALIGSLLTSYVRARSEAADVPMETVGIMERAERIIVIIAASIISALLAEATALRVSIIFLAIASNLTVIQRALYFRRKVSQKQ, via the coding sequence ATGCTGACCAAGCTTAAACATAAGATTCAAAAGATAGTTTCCGCGGAAGCCAGATTGATGCATAGCGCTGGCCTAAAACCGAATGTCGTAAGCGCCATGGGCGTGGTGTTCGGCCTTCTTTCAGGCTTAGCCTACTGGGCTGCCGGGGTCTCGCTAGCCGATTTAAATGCCTATAGAATCTACTTATCTACAGCAACTGTTCTTTTAATGCTCTCAGGCTTCTGTGACGCTCTGGACGGAGCGCTGGCTAGACTTTACGGCGAAGTGACCGCGCTGGGCGGCTTCCTAGATTCGCTGCTTGACAGGTATGTGGATTCAGCGGTTTTATGCGGCTTAATTTTAAGCGGTCTCTGCGATCTTTTCTGGGGATTTTTAGCCCTCATAGGTTCGCTGCTAACGAGTTATGTTAGGGCTAGGTCTGAGGCGGCTGATGTGCCGATGGAGACCGTGGGCATTATGGAGAGGGCTGAGAGAATAATTGTGATAATCGCCGCAAGCATAATAAGCGCCCTTTTGGCTGAAGCAACTGCTCTAAGGGTCAGCATAATTTTTTTAGCTATAGCATCAAATCTCACAGTTATTCAGAGAGCTCTCTACTTCCGCAGAAAGGTCTCCCAAAAACAATAG
- a CDS encoding 30S ribosomal protein S26e has protein sequence MPYKRKNRGRSKGQKGRGDLVHCSGCGELVPRDKAKKVTRRISLVDSALAKELRQKGAYISSRTETLYYCISCAVYRGLVKVRAREERKVKMPLKP, from the coding sequence ATGCCCTATAAGCGTAAGAATAGGGGTCGTTCGAAGGGGCAGAAGGGTAGGGGCGACCTAGTCCACTGCAGTGGGTGCGGTGAACTTGTTCCACGGGATAAGGCTAAGAAGGTTACGCGCCGTATCTCGCTTGTCGACTCTGCTTTAGCTAAGGAGCTTAGGCAGAAGGGCGCCTATATATCTAGCCGAACCGAGACATTATACTATTGTATTTCATGCGCCGTTTATAGGGGCTTAGTTAAAGTAAGGGCTAGGGAAGAGCGAAAGGTAAAGATGCCCCTTAAACCATAA
- a CDS encoding ABC transporter substrate-binding protein, whose amino-acid sequence MSAQLPRLLVFLVIGLVIGAGLTYAYLSATYAELNVTVRNLNDKVAALQSMLGELNKTVEYKIGVSLPLTGELADVGVQWKTVVEMAIEDLNREMMKYGIRAKFTPVIQDDKTSPTEALVAVQTLHQAGIKVIIGPAASSQVKAVKSYADDNKIVIISPSSTSPTLAIPNDYIFRTVGSDAGQSRALAALVKSQGINKVIVFHRDDEYGVAFEEFFKKEFSALGGIAIGMKYASGLPDYASEVAQLSVRAREERVEGIVMITFDTDGVNILSHASRDPFLSSLRWFSSEGVHGARGLLEENIASFIKVTNLLGTRPLFRENPLLKEFAARYKARTGHDPPVFSANLYDAVMLAGWAIVRAGKYEGEAIRAALVEVANRYYGPSGLTMFDENGDKLLQDYSIWTVKFSEQERKYVYLDVGSYSAGVITMGE is encoded by the coding sequence ATGTCGGCTCAGCTACCACGGCTTTTAGTCTTCCTAGTGATAGGATTAGTTATAGGAGCTGGCTTAACATACGCTTATCTGAGCGCAACTTATGCGGAGCTGAATGTGACGGTAAGAAATCTAAACGATAAAGTTGCAGCTCTACAAAGCATGCTCGGCGAGTTAAACAAAACGGTGGAATATAAGATTGGCGTCAGCCTACCATTGACAGGCGAGCTTGCGGATGTCGGTGTTCAATGGAAGACAGTTGTGGAAATGGCCATCGAGGACTTAAACAGAGAGATGATGAAATACGGTATAAGAGCTAAATTTACACCCGTTATACAAGACGATAAGACTTCGCCCACAGAGGCTCTAGTTGCCGTCCAAACACTTCACCAAGCGGGCATAAAAGTCATAATTGGACCGGCTGCCAGCTCGCAAGTTAAAGCTGTGAAAAGTTATGCTGACGACAATAAAATAGTCATCATATCGCCCTCATCAACCTCCCCAACACTAGCGATACCGAACGATTATATATTCAGGACGGTCGGGTCAGACGCCGGGCAATCAAGGGCGCTAGCAGCGCTCGTTAAATCTCAGGGAATTAATAAAGTGATAGTTTTTCATAGAGATGATGAATATGGCGTGGCGTTTGAGGAGTTCTTTAAGAAAGAATTTTCAGCCTTAGGTGGTATAGCGATAGGGATGAAGTATGCGTCTGGTCTACCGGATTATGCCAGCGAGGTTGCGCAGCTCAGCGTGAGAGCTAGAGAGGAGAGGGTTGAGGGCATAGTGATGATAACTTTCGACACTGATGGGGTTAACATATTGAGCCATGCTAGCCGAGATCCATTCCTATCATCATTAAGATGGTTCTCAAGCGAAGGCGTGCACGGTGCGAGAGGTCTGCTTGAAGAGAATATAGCGAGTTTCATTAAGGTTACAAATCTGCTGGGGACTAGACCGCTTTTCAGGGAGAACCCGCTGCTTAAAGAGTTCGCCGCGCGATATAAGGCTAGAACAGGGCATGATCCCCCGGTTTTCTCAGCGAACCTATATGACGCCGTCATGCTCGCTGGATGGGCTATTGTCAGGGCTGGAAAGTATGAGGGAGAAGCAATAAGAGCGGCTTTAGTAGAGGTTGCTAACAGATATTATGGGCCTTCTGGACTGACGATGTTTGACGAGAATGGAGATAAGCTCCTGCAGGATTACTCCATATGGACGGTTAAATTCAGCGAGCAAGAGCGGAAATACGTTTACCTTGATGTGGGGAGCTACTCTGCAGGCGTAATCACCATGGGAGAGTAG
- a CDS encoding branched-chain amino acid ABC transporter permease, translating to MAELANVINMAWYICIYSLMAVPLTLSYRTSKVLNFAHGIYATVGAYMPVLISKGLKMSVPFIPVIFVSFAFGATLAVITHVLVFSPLIKRRSTPVTLMIASMGAWIFIKYMFYAVLGVLQKTWLTPLFYVSPDIDVPSTLSLVGIEVNAKFLFTLALTAIVFALLAFFLMKTKTGMAVRAIADNLELAQISGISREKILMVTWAISGGLAAIGGLAWSLFAYVSPETGDSVILQVFACSVIGGLVSLPLTFIGSIIISFTENVLIVFLHSYLGIEYSFRPFLSFFVLVMTILIRPPAGAGGGLPYRYLPKVKAMCKSIFRMR from the coding sequence GTGGCGGAGCTGGCTAATGTGATTAACATGGCGTGGTACATCTGCATATATAGTTTAATGGCTGTACCCTTAACGCTAAGCTATAGAACAAGTAAGGTTCTAAATTTCGCCCATGGCATATACGCTACTGTCGGCGCTTATATGCCAGTTTTAATAAGTAAGGGCTTAAAAATGAGCGTGCCATTCATCCCAGTAATTTTCGTCTCGTTCGCCTTTGGAGCCACGCTAGCCGTGATAACTCATGTTCTTGTTTTCTCGCCGCTAATTAAAAGGAGATCTACGCCGGTCACATTAATGATAGCTTCGATGGGAGCATGGATCTTTATTAAATATATGTTTTATGCTGTTTTAGGGGTCCTACAGAAAACTTGGTTAACCCCCCTATTCTATGTGTCTCCCGATATAGATGTTCCATCAACATTATCTCTAGTTGGAATTGAGGTAAACGCAAAGTTTCTATTTACTTTGGCATTAACGGCTATAGTCTTTGCGCTATTAGCGTTCTTCTTAATGAAAACTAAAACGGGTATGGCGGTTAGAGCTATTGCAGACAATCTTGAGCTAGCACAAATATCTGGGATTTCAAGAGAAAAAATACTTATGGTTACGTGGGCTATTTCTGGAGGGCTTGCAGCTATCGGTGGATTAGCTTGGTCATTGTTCGCTTACGTCTCGCCGGAAACAGGTGACTCCGTGATCTTGCAAGTATTCGCATGCTCAGTTATTGGGGGTCTGGTAAGTTTACCGTTAACATTTATCGGCTCAATAATAATATCTTTCACAGAGAATGTGCTCATAGTTTTTCTCCACAGCTATCTTGGAATCGAATACAGCTTTCGCCCATTCCTTTCCTTCTTTGTTTTGGTGATGACGATTTTGATAAGACCGCCGGCTGGGGCTGGCGGCGGCTTACCCTACAGATATCTTCCTAAGGTTAAAGCTATGTGTAAAAGCATCTTTAGAATGAGGTGA
- a CDS encoding branched-chain amino acid ABC transporter permease translates to MFDLIGFLISWLTLFGIYAILSLCLNMEIGYTGMANFGLVAFFGIGAFVASYTSMSIFLSFYGYDYPVYSLDAIIAIGKVAGRTPWLNIVVFLFSLALSFLVAGLSGYLISYPTLRVGPAFLGITILSFGEMLRVFMKHFTPTGGAYGILGIPHPFAWVSDPALKNLSFLVLTLAILAGTLVYFELLANSPYGRVLRSIREDEVASLCIGKPVPKIKAELLFVASGISGVAGALYAFYLGSVTPDMFITTVTFEVWSMVILGGRGNNFGSLLGTLVFTLLNRATSVLNFMLPGLLIDPNYIRWMITGALIVIILIYKPKGLLPEKPVKTEAWKIFEREKEKKHVSRRALTDVVSKALAYLKTALYWLIGRESG, encoded by the coding sequence GTGTTTGACTTAATAGGCTTCTTGATTTCCTGGCTAACCCTCTTCGGGATCTACGCTATCCTATCTTTATGCCTAAATATGGAGATCGGATACACGGGCATGGCTAATTTCGGGCTTGTAGCCTTCTTTGGGATAGGGGCGTTCGTAGCATCCTATACATCAATGAGTATTTTCCTCTCATTCTACGGTTACGATTACCCGGTTTACAGTCTAGACGCTATAATCGCCATTGGAAAAGTTGCTGGAAGAACGCCGTGGCTAAACATAGTCGTCTTCCTGTTTTCACTAGCCCTCTCATTTCTCGTAGCAGGTTTATCCGGATACCTTATTTCGTATCCCACATTAAGGGTTGGCCCCGCCTTCCTTGGGATAACCATACTAAGTTTTGGAGAGATGTTGAGGGTATTCATGAAGCACTTTACGCCTACGGGAGGCGCGTATGGCATACTTGGAATCCCCCATCCATTCGCATGGGTTTCAGACCCCGCGCTAAAAAACCTTTCATTCCTAGTACTAACATTAGCAATCTTAGCTGGAACACTTGTTTATTTCGAGCTTTTAGCCAACTCGCCTTACGGCAGGGTTTTAAGGTCAATAAGGGAAGATGAAGTAGCATCATTATGTATTGGTAAACCGGTTCCAAAGATAAAGGCGGAATTGCTTTTTGTTGCCTCGGGCATAAGTGGTGTTGCAGGCGCGCTATACGCATTTTATCTTGGGTCAGTGACTCCAGACATGTTTATCACAACTGTTACTTTCGAGGTTTGGAGCATGGTTATACTTGGCGGAAGAGGAAACAACTTCGGGTCTCTGCTTGGAACATTAGTATTCACCTTGCTTAATAGGGCGACATCCGTCTTAAACTTCATGCTTCCCGGACTTTTAATCGATCCAAACTATATTAGATGGATGATTACTGGCGCCCTAATAGTCATAATTCTCATATACAAGCCGAAGGGGCTTCTTCCTGAAAAACCCGTAAAGACAGAGGCTTGGAAGATTTTTGAGAGAGAAAAGGAGAAGAAGCATGTTTCGAGAAGAGCGTTAACCGATGTTGTTTCCAAAGCATTAGCCTACTTAAAAACGGCATTGTATTGGCTTATTGGGAGGGAGTCTGGTTGA
- a CDS encoding ABC transporter ATP-binding protein, whose translation MTDPILLVQNVSKRFGGVEALKDVSLKVERGSITGLIGPNGSGKSTLFNIITGFYKPDSGSVFFEGRRIDGLNPNEIYDMGIARTFQIPRLFSSLTILENMMLSPKGQKGEKLFRAPFRKEWIKEELQIASEVKSLLKEFEMDGIYNSYAASLSGGHIKMVETSKGILGRAKLILLDEPTAGVHYAVGRSLFEYISYLRKTRNLTFFIIEHRIDLLFDYVDYVYVLHMGKVLSQGTPEEVSADPKVIESYIGGG comes from the coding sequence TTGACAGACCCCATACTATTAGTTCAAAATGTGAGCAAAAGATTCGGCGGCGTTGAAGCGCTTAAAGATGTCAGCCTTAAGGTGGAAAGGGGATCTATAACGGGGTTAATAGGCCCAAACGGCAGTGGTAAAAGTACGTTATTCAATATTATAACTGGATTTTATAAGCCTGATTCCGGCAGCGTTTTCTTTGAGGGAAGGCGGATAGACGGGTTAAATCCGAATGAAATATATGATATGGGGATAGCGAGAACTTTCCAGATACCGAGACTCTTCAGCTCGCTCACAATCCTCGAGAATATGATGTTGAGCCCAAAGGGGCAGAAAGGAGAAAAACTGTTTAGAGCGCCTTTTAGAAAAGAGTGGATAAAAGAGGAATTGCAGATAGCTAGTGAAGTTAAAAGCCTCCTAAAAGAGTTTGAGATGGATGGGATCTACAATTCATATGCAGCAAGCCTGTCAGGCGGACACATCAAAATGGTTGAAACAAGCAAGGGCATACTCGGAAGAGCCAAATTAATACTTTTAGACGAGCCGACGGCGGGCGTGCATTACGCTGTTGGCAGAAGCCTCTTCGAATATATAAGCTACTTAAGGAAAACGCGCAACTTAACATTCTTTATTATTGAGCATAGGATAGATCTGCTTTTTGACTACGTGGATTACGTTTATGTCTTACATATGGGTAAAGTTCTCTCTCAAGGAACACCCGAGGAAGTATCAGCGGATCCTAAAGTAATAGAATCTTATATAGGTGGTGGCTGA
- a CDS encoding ABC transporter ATP-binding protein, which translates to MALLELNNVTSGYGRMIVLEKIDMYVNEGEIVSLLGPNGAGKTTLLNTISGLADVFEGDIIFNGVSIKGRSPDKIAAMGIGYSPQQQNIFPNFTVEENLILGAYLRKDREVKKDIEEIFEIFPEIERRRHNLAKTLSGGERQMLAVARALMLKPKLLLCDEPTAGLAPKVASMLAKKMKEIRERGTTIIMVEQNAKIALSVSDRTYILAGGRIVSHDSSANLLMKKDLEQLYFK; encoded by the coding sequence ATGGCGCTTCTCGAATTAAATAATGTGACGTCAGGATATGGAAGGATGATAGTTCTGGAGAAAATAGACATGTACGTTAATGAGGGTGAAATAGTTTCACTTCTGGGGCCGAACGGCGCTGGTAAAACAACCCTTCTAAACACAATATCTGGTTTAGCAGACGTCTTTGAGGGCGACATCATATTTAACGGTGTGAGCATTAAAGGCAGAAGCCCAGATAAGATCGCGGCTATGGGAATAGGTTACTCGCCACAACAACAAAACATTTTTCCAAACTTCACTGTGGAGGAAAACCTGATACTCGGCGCATATCTACGGAAGGACAGGGAAGTAAAAAAGGACATCGAGGAGATTTTTGAGATTTTTCCAGAAATAGAGAGAAGAAGGCATAATTTGGCGAAGACTCTTAGCGGCGGAGAGAGACAGATGCTTGCTGTTGCTAGAGCATTAATGCTGAAACCTAAACTCCTACTGTGTGATGAGCCGACGGCGGGATTGGCGCCCAAGGTTGCGAGTATGCTGGCTAAAAAAATGAAGGAGATAAGGGAGCGCGGGACAACGATAATTATGGTTGAACAGAACGCTAAGATAGCTTTAAGCGTATCCGATAGAACATACATTTTAGCTGGGGGCAGAATCGTATCGCATGATTCCTCAGCCAACCTTCTCATGAAGAAAGATCTTGAACAGCTCTACTTCAAGTAG
- a CDS encoding DUF554 domain-containing protein has product MQGTIVNAIAVIVGSLIGIFLRGKFPDRVKGIVFQGIGLVTLFIGFQMALKTSNLIILFFSMLIGAITGEVLNVEGRIEGFGNFVKSKFSSGEDKFVEGFITAFLIFCMGSMTIVGSIEDGLNGNPSILYAKSMLDGFASISLASVLGFGVLFSAIPLLLYQGGITLLASLSKAFFTETVVNELSAAGGIILIGLGINLLEIRKIRVANLLPSLVFSAAITYLLPCLHII; this is encoded by the coding sequence ATGCAGGGAACAATCGTCAATGCTATCGCGGTCATCGTTGGCAGCTTAATCGGAATTTTTCTGCGCGGTAAATTTCCAGATAGAGTTAAAGGCATTGTTTTTCAGGGCATAGGTCTCGTAACCCTATTTATCGGTTTTCAGATGGCTTTAAAGACCAGTAACCTCATTATACTGTTTTTTAGTATGCTCATCGGCGCTATTACAGGCGAGGTTCTTAATGTTGAGGGGCGGATTGAGGGCTTTGGAAATTTTGTTAAGTCGAAGTTTAGTTCCGGGGAAGATAAGTTCGTTGAAGGTTTTATAACTGCCTTCCTAATCTTCTGTATGGGTTCCATGACTATCGTCGGCTCGATAGAGGATGGCTTAAACGGGAACCCAAGCATTCTGTACGCTAAATCTATGCTTGACGGCTTCGCATCCATATCGCTTGCGTCTGTTTTAGGCTTCGGCGTCCTCTTCTCAGCTATACCGCTACTACTGTATCAAGGCGGAATAACGCTGCTGGCGTCGCTCTCAAAAGCCTTCTTCACAGAGACCGTAGTAAATGAGCTCAGTGCTGCGGGAGGCATAATATTAATAGGGCTAGGAATAAATCTCCTTGAGATAAGGAAGATAAGGGTCGCGAATCTGCTGCCATCATTAGTGTTCTCCGCAGCCATAACATATCTATTGCCATGCTTACATATCATTTAG
- a CDS encoding PfkB family carbohydrate kinase — protein sequence MFDIVTVGHFAIDLILPPGEVKPRRRFGGPPTYVSLSAGKLGSRVSVISRVGGDFPARYVEWLEKRGVDLSGLKICEGSRTTSFLIKYYRDGSRDMFLKGRAPPISVEDLPQSLEAKSIHISPIAGEVSADLIRVSSGITPTVSLDPQGLLRRFDSDGRMSLRGVDSPDFLRYIKVFKSSEREMKVFTGISDIIGALRKVRAYGVDVAIATMGDRGSLISFDDKVFSVPAAKSRVIMDPTGAGDAFIGAFLSEYVNGEDPLWCACVGAAAASFLIERIGPKGFKGRKDVYRRALEVYSKALILNHI from the coding sequence ATGTTCGATATAGTGACCGTAGGGCATTTTGCAATAGACCTCATATTGCCACCCGGTGAAGTAAAGCCAAGAAGAAGGTTTGGTGGCCCACCGACGTATGTGTCGCTATCCGCTGGCAAGCTTGGCTCACGGGTTTCAGTCATATCGAGGGTTGGAGGAGACTTTCCAGCAAGATACGTTGAGTGGCTTGAGAAGAGGGGCGTTGACTTATCCGGCCTAAAGATCTGCGAAGGCTCTAGAACCACAAGTTTCCTAATAAAGTATTATCGGGACGGGAGCAGAGACATGTTTCTTAAGGGCAGAGCGCCGCCAATATCTGTTGAGGATCTGCCTCAGTCGCTGGAGGCTAAATCTATTCATATATCGCCTATAGCTGGCGAGGTCTCAGCGGATTTGATCAGAGTGTCCAGCGGCATCACGCCCACAGTATCCCTCGACCCCCAGGGGTTACTTAGACGCTTTGACAGCGATGGGAGAATGAGCCTCCGCGGAGTAGATAGCCCAGATTTTCTCAGATACATTAAGGTCTTCAAGTCTTCTGAGAGGGAGATGAAGGTTTTTACTGGAATAAGCGACATTATTGGAGCCCTGAGAAAGGTTAGGGCTTATGGTGTAGATGTAGCGATAGCTACGATGGGGGATAGGGGCTCACTGATATCGTTTGATGATAAAGTCTTCAGCGTGCCAGCCGCCAAATCTAGGGTTATTATGGATCCGACTGGTGCGGGAGACGCGTTTATAGGTGCCTTCCTATCCGAGTACGTTAACGGTGAAGATCCATTATGGTGCGCGTGTGTTGGAGCAGCGGCAGCCTCGTTCCTCATAGAGAGGATTGGGCCTAAAGGGTTTAAAGGCAGGAAAGACGTTTATAGAAGGGCGTTGGAAGTTTACAGTAAGGCTTTAATCCTCAACCATATATGA